AGATGGCCACCTTCAAGTTCCCCTCTGAGTCTGATGCATATTTCATGTGACCACATTCCTCTGCTCccatccctccaccctcctctcctcctcctcctccctaccCTGCCCTTTGCTTTCTTCCCACCTTATCTCTCTATCCTCTCACACCATGCTACCTCTGCTTATTTCCTCTCCTACAGACAAGCTGTGCTTCAACTCGTTCTTCAATAACGAGGACATGCAGGAGATCACCAAGCACTTCGTGGTTTGCCACGTCGACGCCCCGGGACAGCAGATTGGAGCGTCCCAGTTGCCACAGGGGTAGGAAACGCACATGACCAAACACTTTAATACATGACATGTTTGTTGTTCAGTGTATCTTCATCATCGTGTAGGGATTAGGCTTTTAATGATGGCGATTAAGGGAATAATTTAGTGAATGCCTCGAATGCATCATgagtgtaagaaaaaaaaaaagatgcttttaaaTGCAGTGATTACACACATAGATGTGTCCTTTCTCTCACAGGTACCAATACCCGACGATGGACCAGTTGGCCGGGATGCTGCCCACTGTAGTGCAGCACTTTGGGTTGGTGATCCCTGTTTTTAAACTACACATATTCCACATTTATCCACAGAGCCGGCAGCCATCTGCAGGGACATCGTGTCCTCTTTCTACTCCTCAGGTTGCCAAAGACAAGAGATTTTTTTGGTggcacataaaacaaaaattaaattgaattgcCCTGTTCATACCAATtcttctgcacattttttgtaGTACACTGAAATGTATCATGAGTATGACATTTCATATCTGAATTCACCTTTTTGTTTCTGAGGTGTTGAACACATTGCAGCTTCACAGCCTCAGTGTTTGATTCCTGAGCAGTGTCTCTTGATtgaagagtggaaaaaaaaaaaaaaaagatatcgACGTTTTTCTTCCCAGTAGATGTAATTTTAGCTCGGACATTCAGTACCAGCCACAGCTGAGACGTACAACACTTTGTTCTGCACGAGCCAGAATTTCAGTGTGTGCTGCCAACGCTACAGATCCTCGTATAGGCACAGCAGACTGTCACAACAGTGTTTGTACTATTTCACTGCGTTCTCCACTCATATGGACTATTTCAATTATTAGGAATCTTCAGCATGCaccaatgtttgtttgttttttttcagatttaagaGCATCGTTGGGATCGGTGTTGGAGCTGGAGCTTACATTCTGGCCAAGCTTGCTGTAAGTCACATCTCAGTGTTCAGATACTACACTATATACTGAGCACTGATGCGTTCTGAGTGGCAATTCTGTCACTGCCTCTAAATCCAGGATGAGCCTTACATATATTTCTGTGCCCTCTGCTCTCAGCTGATCTTCCCTGACATGGTGGAGGGTTTGGTCCTGCTCAACATCGACCCCAATGGTAAAGGCTGGATCGACTGGGCTGCCACTAAGGTACCAGTTTATAACCGCATGCTGGCGCTTTCGGGTTGGCGCCCTTCtaaatcagatttttgtgttttcctctgataacgctctccctgtctgtctcccagCTGTCAGGGCTGACCAGCGCTCTGCCAGACACTGTGCTGCCACATCTCTTCAGCCAGGTAAGCTCATGATCCGGCAATAAATAGGGTAATTGTTTTTCCAGTTGCTATTCTAATTTTCAGGGGAAGAAAAAGCAAGGACAACTAAATTCTCAAATGAGTAACTGaattacacaaaatattttatattttaaagaaattgtcCTCAGGTTGTTGCATACATGAAGCAAACGAATCATGAATGCATCTTTGCAAAGGTTCTGACCCAGTCTGTGTGCttctctgcaggaggagctgatgaaCAACACAGAGCTAGTGCAGAGCTACAGGCAACAGATCAACAACACCATCAACCAGTTCAACCTGCAGCTTTTCTGGAACATGTACAACAGGTGAAGACAGAAACGTCTCCcactcagacacacatgaacacacacaagtaaTGGCTTCATCTTGACGCGCCTCATGTCTCGTGTCTCTCTCAGCCGGAGGGACCTGGAGATGAATCGCAGTGGGACAGTGATCAACGCCAAGACCCTGAAGTGAGTCAGTTTTGAAGAATTTTATAGAAACAGAAAAGCAGGTAGCAAACATGGACAATTAAATATTCTGAATGTTCCTTTAGGTGTCCTGTGATGCTGGTGGTGGGAGACAACGCTCCTGCTGAGGAGGGAGTGGTGAGTCCATCATCCTATATAATCCGCCCGCTCTGAAGATTTCTTTTATCTCATTATTAAGTGCCTGTGTTTCCCCAGCTGTCCTCCTTCTTTGGCTGAACTTTTCCACCTCCGACTTCAGAGTAGTCCAGCCTCAAAGAAATTTTAGTCCATCCAAAGCTCAAAGCTGACgcacccccccctcctcccagtATTCTTGccctgttcagtgttttgtacTTGGCATGTAAATCCAGTTAGTGACTGTTTGTCCTCAttcagtgaaacagaaacaggtcAGCCAGCACAGACCTGGTTCCCTCTCGCTACAGTCCTGCTGCACCCCGAGGACTCCGTGCCTGTTCggtctgtccatctgtgtctGCGTGTGCAGTGCATGATTTTGATActataggtgtgtgtgtgtgtgtgtgtgtgtgttagtgtgtgtgttatctccTCTCCAGGGGCCAGATggcctcactctgtctctcgGGTTTCCTGGTTTGAAGCGGCCCAGATATTTATGCTTCTGCACCAGTTAATCTGCAGCGtgttcaaatgaaatcaaatcacCCCTGCCGTCAGATGGAGGAACGAGGCGGAGGTGCATGCGGGCAGGGCGGGGAGTGGTGTCGTTATAAAACATCttggagagaggggggggatggagagatggagagtgacagaggaaaagagggcaGCAGCGTGAGGAAATGAGAGACGTAAACAAAGGTTGTTTTATTGGATGTGACAGATGGAGGTCGCGTAAATATTTCATGTCCGCTGATGTGCTCACTCCCACTTGTATGACACATTACTTTATATTTGCAGCgtctattttgttttgaatttcatCCGATAATGTCCCGGCAGATGAGCTCATTGATACAGACAGACGTTAcaagagctttaaaaagaacattttgcgAGATGACTTGCATTAATGTCGAGCCTTAATGTGTCTGGACAGTCAGATATGAAATTGGGGAATCTGTGAGAAGGATTAAAGATTAAAAGCGGCAGGGAGGAAAACCCtgcaccgtgtgtgtgtctgtgcgtgtccAAAAGTGTGAGTGGTCATGTATCTGTTCAcatctgttgtctgtgtgtgtgtgtgtgtgtgtgtgtgcgcacactgCGGCTGTGCTCTGCTGGAGTGactcatctctgcagcacactgcAGCATCTGGGTCAGTCACATACATACCTCCACATATCCTGACCATGTTGAATCCCCACAGTCACCAGGTTTTTGTAGCTGAAGCTCCTTTGAGGCACATTCAGTTCAacctgctgttttgttttttttttccctcaaggTCGAGTGCAACTCCAAGCTGGACCCGACCAACACCACCTTCCTAAAGGTAACTCTCTGTCCTTATCTGACCTACTGCTACGCCACCATTGCACCAAAGTTCTGGGTTGAATGTGCAAGCAACACGTCAGTAAGCGATCAGTTTAGGCACACTTTTTACATCtgcaaaaataatcataatgaGTACAgagaatataaatgttaaagtCTGAACACTGCAAGCATGTGACACCAAGGTGCAGACTGTTTTGTTCAGTGCAGCTGTCGGTAAAGGAACAGCTTACTTTACTTTGGTAAATAGCGTTCATACTAAATAATCAGGTGCTAATTAGTCTTCACTGAAATCAACTCAGAATGAAACACTACCCTACTTAAAATAGAAACTAGCCCAGTGAAAATGAtaccataaaaacaaagaattacaTTTAAGGAAGACAAATGCTTAAACTGTGACACATCCCACTGCTCAGGTAGATCCTCTGGGACTCTTGATGTCATACTATAATCCTCAGCAGTGCTCTGGATGGACTTCCTGTGATCTCTCCACGAGACACGTCTGAGTGACTCAGAGAAAGTCATGATTCACTCCCccgtcacaaaaacaaacagggctCTGTGCTCTTGTGTCTTAATGAGTGGATGGAAGCAGTGGGTGCAACTTTACTTCTGCCGCAACACAGCGTGATCATTTAGGCCAAATAACACTGCAATGTCTGGTCTTTTCATTACTCAGCAGAAGCCCAATATTTATATTGTAGCAGTCATCGTTTTATTTCCATGTAGCATGCAGAAACAGATAACAAATGCACTGTTTGATACTGGATTACATAATGGAGATGTGACAGTGAGCTTATGCTGTTGTTTCCAGccaggatgctttctattgctcctcttTAAAATATGAACTGTACACCGCATATAATTCAGTTACACAGTTATTGTTACTTGCAAAGCAGAGGCAAGCAAAGAGGATGTGCATTAGCTCTAGTTCCTGCTGTTGCGAGCTCTTAGCAGTGTGGTTAATTGCTGCTGTCTCGTCTTGTGATAGATGGCTGACTCCGGTGGACTTCCTCAGCTCACTCAGGTAACAACCGCGCATGATCAACTGGCTGCCGTACAATCAAACCGAGACACACCTCAAACGTGTCATCCATATTTGACAGTGTTCAAATacagtgaaatttaaaaactccgacatgttgtttttccagccCGGCAAACTCTCTGAAGCCTTCAAGTACTTCCTGCAGGGGATGGGCTACAGTAAGTATCCATTAATAAAGAGCTGTGTTTAATATGTGTATCTTTGCCTTTGGAGTCATTTGTTCTTTCTTAAAGTGATTTGAGCTGTAATGTTGTagtcatgtgtcagtgtgttgtgaTGTATTTCATGCAGAGGGACATGAGTTGTGTTAATCTTGCCCTCTGTCTCCTTGCCCCGTTCTCTCAGTTGCTTATGTGAAGGATCGGAGGTTGAGTGGAGGGCCAGGTACTTCCCCCTCCCTgttcacctctgacctcttaTTGCTGCCCTGTTCGATGACATtggcattttgatttttttttttcttttttatgattttttttttttatttgtttagtttatgAATACAATATTTTGGGCTGCTATGAAATTACTTTTGCTGTCATTTCTGgtgctcttttgttttcttatccCAAGGACATTAAACCCCATTTTTGTTTTAGCAAAAATAATTTTTCCTCCCATGGAAAAATATACTGCCCTCACtacctcccccccctcctccccacatTCCTTTGCCATTACATCTCCAATACAGTTCTTTGCATGGCCTTGAGCAAAGCCTTTTGGACTATGTGTAACAAATGACCATTAACGTGTTACTGCTAACATAAGAGAAGTAATAGTTTAGGCTTTAGGAGAATGGCCAACAGAAAACCAAATTTAGTTCCTTCAACcctaaaattaaaaactaaaattgtCCTCAGGATTTTGTATACAAGTATACAATATGAAAGTATACAATATGAAACACTAAAGGATGCACCATTGAGAATCAAAACCATCCTTAAGGGCTTTGGGCTTAAATATTTTCTCGAGTTTTATCGCTGTcaggatgaaaacatgaaacatcatCATATGAACGGGCTCTTCAGTGTGCTCTTGGAGcttattgtttttacatttctggcCACTAAACTGTGTTCAGCTCTATTtgcagaatcagaaacagagcTCTGATAATCCCACAGCACTCTAGCGGGCCAGCTAGaaatgacagacaaaacaaaatttgTGACTAAATGGTGAATATAGTCGACCGTTATGCAgcttgatgtttgttttggaggccAAAACACTGTGGGAAAAGTGAATCTATTccttattttaatgatttataaGAATATGTGATAATAATATCTTGACCACTGCTGCTGGAAGTGCAGATAGGCAACTGCTTGTACCCATGTTAGGCCCAACGGCTGAAGGGGATAATTCTGTATGTAACTGTGTTCACAACTTGTTGTGCTGCCCCTTAGTGGCCAACCAAATCTATGAAGCTACATGGCAGGGTCCCCATCTCACCTGCAGGGGAACATTTAATTGTCATCAGTgcccaataataataatgttattgCATGAATCCCGCTAAATTATTATGATTCTGGTAAGGCTCAAGCTTAACACATTCAGAAACTGGATTAATATATTGAGTTTGACAGGTCTTGAAAAAACACCAAGTAAGTTTACTTGCAGTTCATCCAGCTACAAAAAGGGATATTCCTCAGTTCTGGCATGTGCTCCCCTTATCTCCCCAACATCAACTAATCATgcgtttttttatttttaccaaatGTAATACTGAATCTTTTGTCTTCCACTCGTTCCCCTCCCCTACCTCCCAGTGCCCTCCGCCAGTATGACCCGTCTGGCTCGCTCCAGGACGGCCTCCCTGACCAGCGCCAGCTCCATTGACGGGTCCCGCTCTCGGGCCTGCACCCATTCCGACAGCACTGAGGGAGTCGGCACGGTCACTCAAACCATGGAGGTGTCCTGCTAAGCTGAGCCatagaaagagggagggaggagttAGAGGGATGgaagggagagacagggagaggcaAAAGTGGAAGTGAGGTTCATGAATGAGGTGAAGACggctctctctgtctttatctatCTCCTCCGGATCCCTCTGTCTGCcatcttcttccctcctccactGTAAGATACCATATGTATTGCTAACGCCCTACCACACCTGTCAGTTAAAGATTTAGACAACTTGTTTCCTTTCTCTAGTTGTCATTCTTGTGTTTGCTAAGTGTCTCCTCATTCTTTGCCTGCACCTGttataaccccccccccccccaaaaaaaaaataaccctgtCAGTCAAACATCCCCACAACAATATGTGATAATGAGCTGCTGATAAGATGAACATCTGTCAGAGATGGTGGAGGTGCTGGATTTTAGTGGGTAACATAATGAAAAATTGTAATGTATCAGTactaaacagtttttttttttcttgtaatgtgagaatctctctctgtgttgtttgcaAAGGATGGTCATTTCAGAGGGGGCGTGTCCAGGATttgacagacagcagaacacagcTTATCGTAGCTGAGTGCACCTGTAGTGCTTAGAGAGGAGTCGTTAGCTGTTTTTAGTCTAAGAGCGTAGCTAGAATACCCCACgctgatttaaagctgcacttagtgagattttgttttatatttgtaaacCACACTAAAAATGTAAGCGTGATCTGATCGGCCTAAATGTGGTTCAGGTTCAGATTACTGCTGGGAGCAGGTGGGCCAATGTTATCATACACACCTTCCCagtaaagtattaaaaaaatccatctgTGTAATAACAGTCTGTTTGTACAAGGTAGTCAGAGATCTGAGACACAATCTGAGGCTGGACTCAATGAACTTTGATTACATCCTGAAAGAAAATTGAAACCCCGGCACCAGTTGTAAACCGAGCCACTACATCACCACGGAGCTTGGCTGACACAAATTAGCAGCTTCCACCTGTTTTTACTGCGTCTTACCTTAATAATCTGAGCGTGATATGGCCAAATGTAACTAAAGTTGTGTTCAAATAATCTTGATTTTGAGCAAATTGACAATCCGTAATTTGTCCAATCTATTATTTAGTGTCAAAAGAGAATAACATTACAGATACGGATTTACAATCTGATGCAGGCAATGTAGCAGTAAATTTCACAGAAGCACTTAATcagcatgcaaaaaaaatcttggaGTGGAACTTAATATAGTGA
This sequence is a window from Acanthopagrus latus isolate v.2019 chromosome 8, fAcaLat1.1, whole genome shotgun sequence. Protein-coding genes within it:
- the ndrg4 gene encoding protein NDRG4 isoform X7, giving the protein MPECWDGEHDIETPYGMLHVVIRGAPKGNKPAILTYHDVGLNHKLCFNSFFNNEDMQEITKHFVVCHVDAPGQQIGASQLPQGYQYPTMDQLAGMLPTVVQHFGFKSIVGIGVGAGAYILAKLALIFPDMVEGLVLLNIDPNGKGWIDWAATKLSGLTSALPDTVLPHLFSQEELMNNTELVQSYRQQINNTINQFNLQLFWNMYNSRRDLEMNRSGTVINAKTLKCPVMLVVGDNAPAEEGVVECNSKLDPTNTTFLKMADSGGLPQLTQPGKLSEAFKYFLQGMGYMPSASMTRLARSRTASLTSASSIDGSRSRACTHSDSTEGVGTVTQTMEVSC
- the ndrg4 gene encoding protein NDRG4 isoform X3 — translated: MAGMKEQQFTEEKPLLPEQRGVDSDMQDKGEEASGGLPCPASPASPASPVPPNQPPPPSRPTHRWHVIARHWLRQTRRRTSGVIPESCEQLMPVGDWKEHDIETPYGMLHVVIRGAPKGNKPAILTYHDVGLNHKLCFNSFFNNEDMQEITKHFVVCHVDAPGQQIGASQLPQGYQYPTMDQLAGMLPTVVQHFGFKSIVGIGVGAGAYILAKLALIFPDMVEGLVLLNIDPNGKGWIDWAATKLSGLTSALPDTVLPHLFSQEELMNNTELVQSYRQQINNTINQFNLQLFWNMYNSRRDLEMNRSGTVINAKTLKCPVMLVVGDNAPAEEGVVECNSKLDPTNTTFLKMADSGGLPQLTQPGKLSEAFKYFLQGMGYIAYVKDRRLSGGPVPSASMTRLARSRTASLTSASSIDGSRSRACTHSDSTEGVGTVTQTMEVSC
- the ndrg4 gene encoding protein NDRG4 isoform X6; translated protein: MPECWDGEHDIETPYGMLHVVIRGAPKGNKPAILTYHDVGLNHKLCFNSFFNNEDMQEITKHFVVCHVDAPGQQIGASQLPQGYQYPTMDQLAGMLPTVVQHFGFKSIVGIGVGAGAYILAKLALIFPDMVEGLVLLNIDPNGKGWIDWAATKLSGLTSALPDTVLPHLFSQEELMNNTELVQSYRQQINNTINQFNLQLFWNMYNSRRDLEMNRSGTVINAKTLKCPVMLVVGDNAPAEEGVVECNSKLDPTNTTFLKMADSGGLPQLTQPGKLSEAFKYFLQGMGYIAYVKDRRLSGGPVPSASMTRLARSRTASLTSASSIDGSRSRACTHSDSTEGVGTVTQTMEVSC
- the ndrg4 gene encoding protein NDRG4 isoform X5, whose protein sequence is MAGMKEQQFTEEKPLLPEQRGVDSDMESCEQLMPVGDWKEHDIETPYGMLHVVIRGAPKGNKPAILTYHDVGLNHKLCFNSFFNNEDMQEITKHFVVCHVDAPGQQIGASQLPQGYQYPTMDQLAGMLPTVVQHFGFKSIVGIGVGAGAYILAKLALIFPDMVEGLVLLNIDPNGKGWIDWAATKLSGLTSALPDTVLPHLFSQEELMNNTELVQSYRQQINNTINQFNLQLFWNMYNSRRDLEMNRSGTVINAKTLKCPVMLVVGDNAPAEEGVVECNSKLDPTNTTFLKMADSGGLPQLTQPGKLSEAFKYFLQGMGYIAYVKDRRLSGGPVPSASMTRLARSRTASLTSASSIDGSRSRACTHSDSTEGVGTVTQTMEVSC
- the ndrg4 gene encoding protein NDRG4 isoform X2, with amino-acid sequence MGPGLFWNFPPKAGCTVPQSLLQTMLLSRMAGMKEQQFTEEKPLLPEQRGVDSDMQDKGEEASGGLPCPASPASPASPVPPNQPPPPSRPTHRWHVIARHWLRQTRRRTSGVIPESCEQLMPVGDWKEHDIETPYGMLHVVIRGAPKGNKPAILTYHDVGLNHKLCFNSFFNNEDMQEITKHFVVCHVDAPGQQIGASQLPQGYQYPTMDQLAGMLPTVVQHFGFKSIVGIGVGAGAYILAKLALIFPDMVEGLVLLNIDPNGKGWIDWAATKLSGLTSALPDTVLPHLFSQEELMNNTELVQSYRQQINNTINQFNLQLFWNMYNSRRDLEMNRSGTVINAKTLKCPVMLVVGDNAPAEEGVVECNSKLDPTNTTFLKMADSGGLPQLTQPGKLSEAFKYFLQGMGYMPSASMTRLARSRTASLTSASSIDGSRSRACTHSDSTEGVGTVTQTMEVSC
- the ndrg4 gene encoding protein NDRG4 isoform X1, with product MGPGLFWNFPPKAGCTVPQSLLQTMLLSRMAGMKEQQFTEEKPLLPEQRGVDSDMQDKGEEASGGLPCPASPASPASPVPPNQPPPPSRPTHRWHVIARHWLRQTRRRTSGVIPESCEQLMPVGDWKEHDIETPYGMLHVVIRGAPKGNKPAILTYHDVGLNHKLCFNSFFNNEDMQEITKHFVVCHVDAPGQQIGASQLPQGYQYPTMDQLAGMLPTVVQHFGFKSIVGIGVGAGAYILAKLALIFPDMVEGLVLLNIDPNGKGWIDWAATKLSGLTSALPDTVLPHLFSQEELMNNTELVQSYRQQINNTINQFNLQLFWNMYNSRRDLEMNRSGTVINAKTLKCPVMLVVGDNAPAEEGVVECNSKLDPTNTTFLKMADSGGLPQLTQPGKLSEAFKYFLQGMGYIAYVKDRRLSGGPVPSASMTRLARSRTASLTSASSIDGSRSRACTHSDSTEGVGTVTQTMEVSC
- the ndrg4 gene encoding protein NDRG4 isoform X4, which encodes MGPGLFWNFPPKAGCTVPQSLLQTMLLSRMAGMKEQQFTEEKPLLPEQRGVDSDMESCEQLMPVGDWKEHDIETPYGMLHVVIRGAPKGNKPAILTYHDVGLNHKLCFNSFFNNEDMQEITKHFVVCHVDAPGQQIGASQLPQGYQYPTMDQLAGMLPTVVQHFGFKSIVGIGVGAGAYILAKLALIFPDMVEGLVLLNIDPNGKGWIDWAATKLSGLTSALPDTVLPHLFSQEELMNNTELVQSYRQQINNTINQFNLQLFWNMYNSRRDLEMNRSGTVINAKTLKCPVMLVVGDNAPAEEGVVECNSKLDPTNTTFLKMADSGGLPQLTQPGKLSEAFKYFLQGMGYIAYVKDRRLSGGPVPSASMTRLARSRTASLTSASSIDGSRSRACTHSDSTEGVGTVTQTMEVSC